A stretch of the Arachis stenosperma cultivar V10309 chromosome 6, arast.V10309.gnm1.PFL2, whole genome shotgun sequence genome encodes the following:
- the LOC130936427 gene encoding protein WHAT'S THIS FACTOR 1 homolog, chloroplastic-like gives MLTRRIHRRGPAILSLQQPQCLSILHRTFSLWSMKKDPDLESALSRNRRWIVNNQIKNIILRHPNQEIPIAFLRKKFKTLDLKGKALNWLHKYPSCFNVTFTSEEHCCHLSKRMMSLVEEEESVRESQENAFVCRLAKLLMMSVNKRINVLKINELKRNLGFPDDYIVRIVAKYPNLFRVVNEGGRKSSMEIELVHWDPQFAVSTVETAARRSGNIRPTFSCSLPFSWVKSWERFHEFDLVPYFSPYVDPRELVEGSKEMEKRNVGLVHEVLSLTLWKKASIVKLGHFRREFALPDRLNVLLLKHPGIFYVSNKYQIYTVLLREAYVGSKLVEKDPLVVVKEKFGELMQEGLHEYNQRRRHINMEKRRKKGVPLARVDEVKCRRRRSENADSDDDEDGDNKLGGLFDPEERKRFYKVLFDDDTS, from the coding sequence ATGCTCACAAGACGAATTCATCGTCGTGGTCCTGCGATTCTGTCTTTACAACAACCACAATGCCTTTCTATTCTCCACCGAACCTTCTCCCTGTGGTCCATGAAGAAGGATCCAGACCTCGAATCTGCACTCTCCCGCAACCGCCGTTGGATTGTCAACAACCAGATCAAGAACATCATCCTCCGCCATCCAAACCAAGAGATCCCCATTGCATTCCTTCGGAAGAAGTTCAAAACCCTTGACCTCAAAGGCAAAGCCCTCAACTGGCTCCACAAGTACCCTTCCTGCTTCAACGTTACTTTCACCAGTGAGGAACACTGCTGTCACCTCTCCAAGCGCATGATGAGCCTTGTCGAAGAGGAGGAATCTGTTAGGGAGTCTCAAGAAAATGCTTTTGTTTGCAGGTTAGCAAAATTACTTATGATGAGTGTCAACAAGAGGATTAATGTTCTGAAAATCAATGAGCTGAAAAGGAATTTAGGGTTTCCCGATGATTATATAGTTAGGATTGTTGCAAAGTACCCGAATTTGTTTCGTGTTGTTAACGAGGGAGGGAGGAAGAGCTCTATGGAGATTGAATTGGTTCACTGGGACCCTCAATTTGCTGTATCCACAGTGGAGACTGCGGCCAGGAGGAGCGGCAATATAAGGCCAACGTTCTCGTGTTCTTTGCCTTTCAGTTGGGTGAAATCATGGGAGAGATTTCATGAATTCGATTTGGTTCCTTACTTTTCGCCTTACGTGGACCCCAGGGAATTGGTGGAAGGGTCGAAAGAGATGGAGAAGAGGAATGTGGGATTGGTACATGAGGTGTTGTCTTTGACTCTTTGGAAGAAAGCCTCAATAGTGAAGTTGGGTCATTTTAGGAGGGAGTTTGCTTTGCCTGATAGGTTGAATGTGTTGTTGCTCAAGCACCCTGGGATTTTCTATGTTTCCAACAAGTATCAGATTTACACAGTTCTTCTTAGGGAGGCGTATGTTGGGTCTAAACTTGTCGAAAAGGATCCTCTGGTTGTTGTGAAGGAGAAATTTGGGGAACTGATGCAGGAGGGGCTTCATGAGTACAATCAGAGGCGGCGCCACATAAATATggagaagaggaggaagaaagGTGTTCCTTTGGCTAGAGTAGATGAAGTAAAGTGTAGGAGGAGGAGAAGTGAAAATGCTGActcagatgatgatgaggatGGAGACAACAAGCTGGGAGGTTTGTTTGACCCAGAGGAAAGGAAACGGTTTTATAAAGTTCTGTTTGATGATGATACTTCATGA